acaaaaatagaaaatggtagTTACTTTATCATATATGATTTGCACTGCTGGCTAAAGACACTAAATTCGGCTTCAACTGGTCATTGAGATTCCACCAGACTGGCAAAGATGAGGAAACGTAGGAAACATTCGCCATGAAACTTGATAATTCTCTCGTTACTTAAACAGATTTGTGCACAATAGCCAAACCATATGTTTATAAAGTGTCCCAGCATCTAACATTAGCATGATATGTCAGTAACACCCAAAGAAGTATGAAAGACTGCGAATACCCTACAAATGGGAGCGTCAGTTGACTAAACAGATGCTTGCACATTGCAAAGTTATTGTCATTGATAGGCACATTTGTATTCCTAAGAACAACAAGGAAATACATGCACCACTCAGAGAATCATTGAGAAACAAAAGCATGAGGGACAAAGGGAGAAAAGTATAACCTAAAGACTAGTTTCAAACACAAAAAGAAGATGCAAGTGAGCTGCAACAACTTGGAGAAGATCTAGTCTATCTAGCTAGCTAATAAGCATCATGCAGCATGAAATGGAAACTTAACAATATGTTGGGCTGTTAATCACCTGGTGCATCATAATACTCTGGCGGATCATAAAATACCATTCCCTCTCGCAAGCGGTGACGTTTCCCTTCAGTGCCTGCATACTGGAATGTGGTATGTACTGCATATGGCTCTAACCTGAGCTGTTGATACATTGCCTGCAAACGGGCacgaatttttggagaaaaagtTCAATTATATTCTATGACATGAGCTTCATCCCTactaaagagggaaaaaaagacacGACAAAAGATATCACATGTTTTACCTGGACAAAATATGTATGGCCGCTGCAAAAAATGCTTGCAGGCAATAATCCCAGCTTCAGACTTCCATCAAAAGCATATGCAAGTCCATCATCCCCATCAACAGAAGGTCCTAACTGCCTGCGAACAATGTCGTTGAAACCATTTTGATCCCATATCTTTTCATCAGCTAGAAGCATGTCTTTCCATTCTTTAGCTAATCTTTTGGCAGGTTCTGTTGGCCTCCAGTGGAAAATTCCAATATTGTATGCTGCACCAACTGGGGGTACAAAGCAAATTCACGTCATAAAGCAGCTTCGGAAAGACAATGGTGAATGTCATACAGTAGATTGCAAACACATATACTCCCAAATGATAGAATACTATGCTTTGGACACGCGTCACGAGAGACAAAATTGAAGCTTGTAGTTCATCTGACAGAAAGATCAGATCagtgcaaaatttttaaattttaattgtgTAGATATAGAAAAAATATTGCTATAAGCATTTCACCCTTTCACAAGGACAACCCTTCATTTCCCAAGACTTTGAGAGACAAGTGTATATGTTTTTGATGGACCACGCTAGCATCTAATGAGTAAAAATGCATACAAAGGGAAACTTTGGAAAACATTCAAGAGCATCCATTTAACAGAGAGTTTACGCAAAGAGACCTTAAATTTGACAACTCCGAAACAAAGCTTTAGTTTTACCTTTTGAACTGGCAAAACTTACTAAAATATAACCTAAAAAGATTCCTTCTTTGAAAAAGATAAACAAATGGACATGAATCAAAAACTGATTCCTGGTATGATGCCAGCTCTGTAACCGGACCACCTAAATCATGCTCACCTGAACAGGTATCTAATCTTAAAACTGAGCAATCAAGTATAAAGCCTGAAGAATGGAGTTGAAACCCAGGAAGAGAGTATTTTGCATGctctagtaaaaaaaatttctggtaGGTAAACATTTGTCACAGCTCAGATATCTGAACAATAGTCCAGGACTGCTCATGTACTATGGCATCATGAAAGCTGATATAGTCAAAAGGCAAGgagcaaaaataaagaaaaggactcATATTACAGTGGGTAAGGAGTTCACCTTGTTGCCAAATATCCAGCCTGTCATCAACAACTGTTGGAACAACTTGATCACTTGAAGTCAAAACATCTGCTTCAGGATATCGAGCAAGGTATGGAAGGGGATCCTGTTAGAGGATGAAAGTAAGTTAAGCAATCTGTATGATCTCTAATATCTAGACAGCATCAATAACAAGAAAGGATACTTTAGCACCAAGGATACTGTAGCTCCTTACTTTAAACAGCCTATCATCATAACAAAAAATTGGATGAGTCATCTACAGAATGAAGTCAAGACAACTCAGATCCTCCTTGTCAGATGGGATTTGCGACGTTTATTTTGAGCTACTTCTAAATTTATATTATTCTAAGATCTCAGATAACCTTTAAGTCTCTACTCATCAAATCATGGAACTGATGGACATTGTTACACATGCTTACACTGTCAGAAACCAATTTCCTAATCCtattcttttttgaaacagCCTTCACATTCTCATGCTGCATTATCTTCTCCTCATATTTTCCCTTCACCGATCAACCAGTGAAGCATCTCACAACTTCTCTCTATTTCAAGATTTGCAAGCACCATTTCCTAACCAGATTCAGTTTCAGAAACCAAAGATTGCATATAACCTTTTCAGAAGACTCCCTTTTTGAAAGATACAGGCATGCCTTTCCATTCCATTTCTACCCTGACAAGAACTGATGTGACTATCTCCGTTATTTGTAGTGTCAAGAGAGTTATCATCCGACACCTGCTTATCCTAGGTTTTAATGATCCCATCCTCCCTCTATCACAAGTAAGATTTTCTGGGCTATACTCTCCCACTCAACTGCAAGTCTTCAAACTACGAGTCCTGTGTCGAGAGCTGTATCCCACATAGTTGTTGACCCAATTTTTTCCACTCAAACAATATGACAAGGGGACCTCAAATTGGACAGCGCCGAGTGAGTCTATGAAATAAAAGCACAAAGATAACTGATATGGATATGATCTCAACAGAAACAGAAGATTGATTACCAAAAGGACCAAAATATACCTTTAACCAAACCATATCAGTATCACACATCAATAGCTCATACCCAAAGGGTAGGATAGCATCTATGAGAATGACTTTTTCTCTCCCCATCTTATGAAATGTAGGGGAACCCCAGCCAACATCTACCGTGCTCATATGACTTCCCATGTCAAAAACTGGAATGCCTTTCCAATACAAAGCCTCCAGCAGTTTCGTGTCCATTGCACCTGTTTTAAAAGATTCAGAATGTGATTTACCTGTTGCTGTCGGCAAAATGATAGAGCGAATTGCAGGAAAGTAAATactcaaattgaaaattatcaCTTACCAACTAGGAGATTGGAGAGATTCAAATCAGTCAAGTGCTTAACCCAAGAGAGGATAAAATCCATGAACGCATAATTGCCAAAAGTTACTATGATTACATTGTCCTTCACCCTTTGCTCTACCAATTCCTTTGTCAACCGAAAGGTCTTCAAAGAAGGCATTTTTGAATTCTTAGGTGGGACTTCCCATATGGATTTTGCCAGCGTGTCTCCATGCTGGGTTGGAGGTGCTGGTGCTGCAGCACCTACTGTAGTAATTAGGGAAGAGTCGAATGCTTTACCAAAGTGAGGATCTACATCTGAGAAAGAGCAACAGGTTAAATCCTCAGTTGAATAATCGAGGCAAAAAGACAAATCAATAAGAGAGAGCGGTTGCCAAAACCATTGATGGCACACCAACCCAATTATGTTTGCTTCTCTGACCCATTTACTTGAACGagaaataataagaaattcaCTATAGCACTCCAATCAAAAGGTTTTTATAACTCGCATACAACCACGCAATAGTGTCACAATGGATCAACCGACCATGTGTCTTGGGTATAAAAGATCTCACACGACAATTCTTCACAGTACAGCAAGCAACGAGCTTGAGGCGCTACACCTACATAAACTACCCAACTGCCAAAAGAACCTCAAGCATTCTCCAATTCAAACTTCTAACCCACCACAAACAACAAGATAAACAGCAATCAACACCATTCACAAAGTAGAGCAGCAGGCATGCATATGATCAAACACTAACATGACCAGAATTAGGCCACACCAACAGCGACACACCAGACGTAGCAATTTGAATAAGAGGCcaaatggaagagagagagagagagagagagagagagagagagagagagagatttcacaTGATAGAGCGGGAGGAGACGAGAGCCAGGAAGTGGAGTCGGGAGAAGACTTGTTGGCGGAGTAAACAGCAGAGAAGACGTAGAAGGACGAGAGGACGATGCCGACGACCACGGTGGCGTAAATCGTCAAGAACAGCGGCCGCGAGCTCGCCACCTCCTGGCACGAATCCTTCAACCCCATCCCCGTCGCCGTCAGCGGGTGATCCTGCAAATGCTCAGCCAGCCGCGACTCTTCCCccagctgaagaagaagaagaagaagaagaggaagaggaaatcGAGCTAAAACCCTACACGATCGAACCCATTCTCATTTCACCCTCTCGCTGTCGATTGACAATGTCcgagagaaacagagagggaGTGCGGGCGTGTAGGAACTGCGAAGGTGATGGCTTTCGTGCGATGGAGACAACTTTgctggatctctctctctctctctctctcactctctggGTCGCCGGTTTGGCAGAATAGACCAGTCCAGCCGGGAAAAGTCAACTTCCATGGTTGTCTGAATCCagctctgtctctctgtctctctctctaattttttttttttatggctataAGGGAGTAGGTTGATCAATGAAGGGATCTTAACGAATTAGGAGGTGAGGACCAAACATCCCCTCGTCTTTATGCATACGCGTAGAGAATTAGTATTCATGATCTTATGGAGGTGGATCCAAAATCAAAACTCACATTTGAAGTATTCATCAATGAatgattacaaaaaaataaaaagaaggttaGGATGGTTTTAAAGCTGTGTTTTGTGGGCAAGACATGATTTTCGGATATGATAATTTTCATCGTATTCGGTATTTAGGATAACGCAAAATTCATATATGTCCAGACGTGAAAATCTCGATGGAAATAGATTTGGGCGCCGTATGGTTAGGCTCGTCTCGCCGCCCCATGCCTCCTCCAAAGCTAGCATCGCCGGCCACCGCTCGAGCACCACTACCTCGAAGGTTGTCCGGCATCATGTTCCCTAATCGGAGCTCTGCTATCAACATCTCCGCCTTCGCTCAAATCGACAGCTTCCATTGGGTCCTCAAACATGAATAACTTCGCTGCTAGACCTCTAAGAAAGTCGCATCTAAGCTCCCCCTTCATCTACTGTAGCGCCGTCACCACTCACCATGTCCTAACCCTCCGCCATTCTCCTCCTCCCCTGGCCGAATCCTGATGATGGTAGAGGCTTTTCCAACATAGATGGAAATTTCAAATCTTATCCTAGGTGCGCCATAATATATGATGTGAATCGCCACGATTCGAATAATTTCTAATCTCACTTTATCTTATcctatttcaatccatgtaaggATGATTAAATGTAGTCTAAATGATTATTCATGTTCACCCGCTTTCCATGTTGTCAAGAGTTTGAATTGCATATCGAAATAGTGATAAGTATTGACCACTGTGCTGTCAAATAGAATGACGATCTATTAGCGCGAGGTGAAATAGTGAGAGGCTCGCTAGCTTCAAACATTTGAATTGCGAATGATGTCTGAGtctttatgatttaattgaacTTTGGAAAGTGGGCATGAGACTCCTGACTACTAAAGGAGATTGTAACATTGATTGCCGCTCCCcatcattttcatttatgaAACCAAAAACCTTTATGTAACTTCACAGTACTCTAATCCTAAACCTATGATTTGGATAATTGGTCCGgttatattggcaaatcgttaaaaggtttataactaaattggcacaattgaaggtgtagaactaaattagcaaatcatcaaaagatttgagactgaattgataaaaagtttagaactaaattgaccacCGTACAATAGttaaagactttttggacaattatcccttttttattcataaaagagaaaaagattatCTTTTTGGgccatattttcctttatttctatATTATGTAGAgggaattccatttttttttttgggtctaaagaGGGAATTTTTTCAAACCTTACCTTAATTGGTGTGGTACCAGCATAAATATCACTAATATGCACTTATTGGAATGCAAATATGGAAGATATTATATTTTCAATCCACCAATCAAAAGTTAGATTGGACCAAAACCTTACCCTTGGTATTATATTACCGATATCCATACTGGTACCACACAAATTAAGGTAAGGTTTGaaatcgacccaaaaaaaagggcaaggTTTGAAAAAAATTCCCTCTATCTAGTttagaaataaaggaaaatatggcCCCAAAAgacatcttttttctctttttatgaaTGACAAAcgattgtcaaaaaaatcctaaactattgtacaacggccaatttagtcttaaacattttaattgtcccaatttagtcataaacatttcaattatgtcaatttagttctaagcttttcaattttgctaatttagtcctaaaacttttaatgatTAGCTAATATAATCCGACCAATTATCCAAATTATAGGTCTATGACTTActtggcaaattttcaaaagatttaggactaaattgatacaattgaaaagtttaagaacgAATTGACAAATAGTCAAAATTATTAGAacttaattagcacaattgagAGCCTTCGGGTCTAAATTGCTGCCGCACAATTGGttcaagactttttggataattttagcaaatgaaaatgatgaggaaTCCCTAATTTACAACCTTGAGAAGCTCTATTTCAAGTTTTGATCACCTTTGACCCAATCATAACTTCACCTTTGATAAGACCTATTAAATGGGTGAGTCGGGTTATTACTGGTCTAATCCAAATTGACCTATTAGTCCATTTATACGTAgtgcaaatttcttgacccaTACTCGACCAGATCCATActcaacccatacccgacccgactcatattactaaaatacttctatatttaatccaatctaagagAATatattctttataattttttgaaaaatttatattACTAAATTATTGTGGACGATTTTTACATTttaacttttataattttttcgaaaaatttgaattttttcttttaaaaatttggtttttttatctgattttttttatgtcttttaaaaaaatctggtttattttttttttttctttttctcttcaaacaCCGCTGAGTTTCACTCACCGACCTTGGCCTGTCATTGGCGAGAGCCGCTCGACCTGCTGAACTCCACGATGCTTCATTCTAACCGATCATTGCTTGAGCGGGAATCTGACCTCGGCTGTGGGCGAGCAACTGCTGCTGACTCGTTCTCGCTTGCATTGTTGTTGAACACCGTAGTGGGATCACCGCCAGAAGATTTTATGGGGATCCTTTTGGATACGCTTAAGTTCAAGCTCTGAATGTATTCTTGCAAGAGAGAGGCTCTCGGATACTTGGAATGCCTCTTTGTCTTGGAGTATTGCCTTCTTTTGGTGGCATTCTAGCGATTCTTGATCGAGTTCTGGGTCTTGGGGAGTTTCTTCGCTATTTCGGACCATCTATTACCAATCTCCGCGGGTGCTTGAATCAGTATCTCATCCTCCTCTTTATTCCATGTATCTTCCTGCGAAGTCACAAATTTTTTCGATGTAATGGAACGAAAATAAGCCATGCATGCTTCACATGTATGAACCCAAAACCATTCCTGGACGCAAATATGGTTCATGCGTCACCctaagtacaaaaaaaattcattggtcACTGGTCAACCTATTAAATGGGTGGGTCAGGTCGGGTTTCGCTCTGCCGACAACCCTCACCGAACTCGTTGGGGGAAAacgagtaaaagaaagaaaggaaaaagaaaaaaaacgaaaaaagaaaaaggaaaataaaaaatttagacacCTTTTTATGACTTACTTTAGATAATAaggtaactcatttatgatccatttaaaattatttaagacCCATTAAATTGTTAAGTGAcacatttatgacccacttaaattttttaagcaaCCTACTTATGATCCACATTCTTAAATGTGGGTTAATATATGGGTTCTTGAcctattttgccacctctacctTTGATTGTAACAATGGCTATTACATGGAATTCATTAGAGTTTAATGTATATATTTACAATAATAACTGTTACTCTGtaggaaaatattaaaagtgtTTCTAAGGCACTCTTTAggaattaggaaaaatttcaaataatggcttgaagtactttcattttctttataaaaaaaaaaaaggaagagcttgttttaaataagggcttgaagtgccattgttgtttcaaataagggcatgactaagagcattttcgtcatttatattttctgaattttttcctttcttttttctttttttgttcctttttgttGATGGATGGACCTCACCAGTGGCCATTAAGGACTCGCTTGGGCGAAGGTTGCCCTTGTTGGCCCTCACCAAATCTGGAAAAGGTGATCCACACCAGCcgtaacaaaggaaaaaaaaaggaactggaaaaatgaaaagaaaaaagaaagaaaggaaaaaaaaaataaaagaaaaaagc
This sequence is a window from Rhodamnia argentea isolate NSW1041297 chromosome 3, ASM2092103v1, whole genome shotgun sequence. Protein-coding genes within it:
- the LOC115747955 gene encoding arabinosyltransferase XEG113 isoform X2, with the protein product MGLKDSCQEVASSRPLFLTIYATVVVGIVLSSFYVFSAVYSANKSSPDSTSWLSSPPALSYVDPHFGKAFDSSLITTVGAAAPAPPTQHGDTLAKSIWEVPPKNSKMPSLKTFRLTKELVEQRVKDNVIIVTFGNYAFMDFILSWVKHLTDLNLSNLLVGAMDTKLLEALYWKGIPVFDMGSHMSTVDVGWGSPTFHKMGREKVILIDAILPFGYELLMCDTDMVWLKDPLPYLARYPEADVLTSSDQVVPTVVDDRLDIWQQVGAAYNIGIFHWRPTEPAKRLAKEWKDMLLADEKIWDQNGFNDIVRRQLGPSVDGDDGLAYAFDGSLKLGLLPASIFCSGHTYFVQAMYQQLRLEPYAVHTTFQYAGTEGKRHRLREGMVFYDPPEYYDAPGGFLSFKPSIPKSLLLDGDHTIDTHFTLINYQIMPPLWCRLDRLWFPHPGVLEGSMTRQPFICPLDHVFEVNVMLKEMPEDEFGPGINIREYSLLDNPSMPKQVKESWLNVKLCQGGTKDCQVTNSNGSPRVIRLPKRSNEETLKAVFSSFKDIKVVQFSSMQDAFEGFTDQKTKERFRNRVKRYVGIWCCTGDHVPGHIYYDMYWDEKPGWKPVPPQTSADDHPPW
- the LOC115747955 gene encoding arabinosyltransferase XEG113 isoform X3, with the protein product MGLKDSCQEVASSRPLFLTIYATVVVGIVLSSFYVFSAVYSANKSSPDSTSWLSSPPALSYVDPHFGKAFDSSLITTVGAAAPAPPTQHGDTLAKSIWEVPPKNSKMPSLKTFRLTKELVEQRVKDNVIIVTFGNYAFMDFILSWVKHLTDLNLSNLLVGAMDTKLLEALYWKGIPVFDMGSHMSTVDVGWGSPTFHKMGREKVILIDAILPFGYELLMCDTDMVWLKDPLPYLARYPEADVLTSSDQVVPTVVDDRLDIWQQVGAAYNIGIFHWRPTEPAKRLAKEWKDMLLADEKIWDQNGFNDIVRRQLGPSVDGDDGLAYAFDGSLKLGLLPASIFCSGHTYFVQAMYQQLRLEPYAVHTTFQYAGTEGKRHRLREGMVFYDPPEYYDAPGGFLSFKPSIPKSLLLDGDHTIDTHFTLINYQIKQIRTALAISSVLNRTLVNVMLKEMPEDEFGPGINIREYSLLDNPSMPKQVKESWLNVKLCQGGTKDCQVTNSNGSPRVIRLPKRSNEETLKAVFSSFKDIKVVQFSSMQDAFEGFTDQKTKERFRNRVKRYVGIWCCTGDHVPGHIYYDMYWDEKPGWKPVPPQTSADDHPPW
- the LOC115747955 gene encoding arabinosyltransferase XEG113 isoform X1, with protein sequence MGLKDSCQEVASSRPLFLTIYATVVVGIVLSSFYVFSAVYSANKSSPDSTSWLSSPPALSYVDPHFGKAFDSSLITTVGAAAPAPPTQHGDTLAKSIWEVPPKNSKMPSLKTFRLTKELVEQRVKDNVIIVTFGNYAFMDFILSWVKHLTDLNLSNLLVGAMDTKLLEALYWKGIPVFDMGSHMSTVDVGWGSPTFHKMGREKVILIDAILPFGYELLMCDTDMVWLKDPLPYLARYPEADVLTSSDQVVPTVVDDRLDIWQQVGAAYNIGIFHWRPTEPAKRLAKEWKDMLLADEKIWDQNGFNDIVRRQLGPSVDGDDGLAYAFDGSLKLGLLPASIFCSGHTYFVQAMYQQLRLEPYAVHTTFQYAGTEGKRHRLREGMVFYDPPEYYDAPGGFLSFKPSIPKSLLLDGDHTIDTHFTLINYQIKQIRTALAISSVLNRTLIMPPLWCRLDRLWFPHPGVLEGSMTRQPFICPLDHVFEVNVMLKEMPEDEFGPGINIREYSLLDNPSMPKQVKESWLNVKLCQGGTKDCQVTNSNGSPRVIRLPKRSNEETLKAVFSSFKDIKVVQFSSMQDAFEGFTDQKTKERFRNRVKRYVGIWCCTGDHVPGHIYYDMYWDEKPGWKPVPPQTSADDHPPW